The DNA region TGGTGCTGTAGCCGAGAAAACAAAAGTTCAAGGAGAGAATATTCCTTTTTCTAATTTATCTTTACAGGAATTAGTAGATGAATTAGAACAAAAATACGATTTAGGCTCGCTTTCTTATAGTATTGCGGTCAATCAAAAACTGGTACAAGACAAAAACAGTTACATGTTAATGACTAATGATGTTGTTGCTTTGTTGCCTCCTTTTGCCGGAGGTTAAAAAAACAATTTCTTAATTGGTAGCAATTATGCGATACAATCGACAAATTATACTTCCTGAAGTGGGTGAAAAAGGCCAGGAAAAACTAGGCCAAGCTAAGGTATTGATTATTGGTGCCGGTGGTTTGGGTGCGGCAATTTTACCGTATTTGGTAGCAGCCGGAATTGGAGAAATAGGGATTATTGATGATGATGCTATCGAAATCAGTAATCTGCAACGGCAGGTAATCTATAAAAGTGATGCCATAGGAAAATCCAAAGCATTAGAAGCTAAGGCGATGGCTTTGTCTTTGAATCCTTCGATTCAGATTAATGCCATTACCGATACTTTGAATGCTAAAAATGCCATTCCTTTATTCGAATATTATGATATTATGGTCGATGCGACCGATAATTTGCAAACCAAATATTTGATAAATGATGCCTGTCAAGTAACCAACAAGCCTTTTGTTTACGGATCTATTTATAAATTCCAAGGTCAGATTTCGGTTTTTAATTATCAAAACGGACCTACCTACCGTTGTCTTTTTCCGGATGAATCTTCAAACAGTAAAAACTGTGTAGATGCCGGTGTAATGGGAATTTCAGTTGGGATTATTGGCATGTTTCAGGCTAATGAAGTTTTAAAAATGGTTCTGGGAATTGGCAATGTACTTTCGGGCGAATTGTTGATTTATAATATGCTAACGAATGACCAACAAAAATTTGATTTAGTAAGAACTTCGGAAAATTCATTAAGTAAATCAGATTTTGAAAAGAAATATAATAGCATTCCTGCTCCAGTTTTAGAGATTTCTGCCCGATTAGCATTGGAAAAAATTAATGATAGTCAAGTGCTTTTTTTGGATGTTCGAAATGTAGAAGAATTGCCTAAAGTTAGATTTCGAAACGGTATTCAAATCCCGCTTTCAGAATTAGAAAATAATCTTTCAATATTAGATTCAAATAAAAAAATATTGGTGTATTGCCAATCAGGAATAAGAAGTAAAACCGCCGTTGAAATTTTGAAAAAGAATCAATTTCCAAATGTTCAAAGTGTTTCAGGTGGTGCTTTGAAATTAGAAGAAGTTATAGCCAATAATATTCTTTCGATTTAAAAATAATAACTACAGATTCAAAAAAATATAAAAGTTTATAATTTGCGAATTTGCGGTAAAATTAAAAAAAAAATGAGTAAAAAAGTTTTCATAGAAGGAGCCATAACTCCTGAATTTATAGCCGATTCCATCGCGAAACATCAAGGAAAACATACCATAGGAGCACATAATATTTTCTTAGGTCAAGTTCGCGCCGATGTGCATGAAGAAGAAAATGTAGTAAAAGCGATTGAGTATACAGCTTATGAAGAAATGGCAAATGAAGCTCTGGCGGTTATACGTGAAAGAGCTTTTGCTCAATTTGACTTGGTTTGTATGCACATTTATCACAGTTTGGGTGTGGTTAAAGCCGGTGAAATTTGTTTGTTTGTCTTTGTTTCGGCGGGACATCGCACTCAGGTTTATGAGGCTACTGAGGCTATCGTGAATTGGATTAAAACCGAAGTGCCTATCTTTGGTAAGGAAATTTTTGAAAACGAAGACTTCATTTGGAAGCAAAATAAATAACGTCTAAAAAGCTGTACACGAACCCGCCTGTCGGCGAGGCAAGTTGTATAAATAGTCACAAATAAAATAAATTGAAAATAGGACACAAATTGCAATCTCATTCAATGATTTGTGAAATTTAAACGAATTTTAATTTGTGTGAATTAGTGTAACCCGCCTGCCGGCGTGGCAGGTTTGTGATGAAAAAAAATAAAAAATGGTTGATATTACCCATAAAATAAGTACGTTACGTTCGGCAACTGCCATGGCAACTGTAAAAGTAAGTTTGCCAGAAACCATAGAAGCTATTCAGAAAAATTTAGTTCCTAAAGGAAATGTGCTTGAAATGGCTAAAACTGCAGGTTTGTTTGCAGTAAAAAATACACATTTATCCATTCCTGATTGTCATCCTTTGCCTATTGAATATACGGCGGTGGCTTATGAAATCAAGGATTTAACGATTGATATTCTTTTTACGGTTAAAACCGTTTATAAAACAGGAGTTGAGGTTGAAGCTATGCACGGCGCGTCTATTGTGGCGTTGACGATGTATGATATGTTGAAACCTATCGATAAGAATATCGAAATTTCGACTATTAAATTAGTGGAGAAAAAAGGAGGAAAGTCTTCGTATAAAAACAGATTCCGCAATGTTTTAAAAGCGGCTGTTTTTGTTTGTTCCGATTCTATTTTTGCAGGAGATAAGGAAGACCGTTCCGGAAAAGTTATCGTTGAGAAATTAGAATCTTACGGTGTGGAAACGACTCATTACGAAATTATTCCTGATGAAGTTGATTTTATCCAGAACAGAACTAAAAAGTATGTTGAAGATAACCAATTGGTGATTTTTACCGGAGGAACCGGGCTTTCGCCAAGGGATGTTACGCCGGAAGCATTAGAGCCATTATTAGAAAACAGGATTCCGGGAATTGAAGAAGCCATCCGCAATTACGGTCAGGATCGTATGCCTTATGCGATGCTTTCGCGTTCGGTGGCGGGAACTATAGGAGACAGTTTGGTTTTGGCTTTGCCAGGTTCGGTTAATGGTGCCAAAGAATCGATGGATGCTGTTTTTCCACATGTTTTGCATGTTTTTCACATCCTAAAAGGGAGTAATCATGATACCAAATAACACCATATTGACGGATGATTTTGGTCGTAAACACAATTATTTACGTATTTCTTTAATAGAAAAATGTAATTTACGTTGTACTTATTGCATGCCGGCTGAGGGAATTGCATTGACTCCCAAAAAAGAGTTAATGACCGCCGATGAGGTTTTTGCTATCGCCCAGACATTCGTAAATAATGGAGTTAACAAAATTAGATTGACAGGAGGGGAGCCGCTGTTGCGAAAAGATTTTCCTGAAATCATAGAAAAATTATCCCAATTAGAAACCGAGATTTCGATTACTACTAACGGAATTCTAATTGACAAACATCTGGAAGTATTAAAGCAATTTAAAGTCAAAAACATCAATTTGAGTTTGGATACTTTGGTAGCAACCAAATTCAATACGATTACACTTCGCAATCAGTTTGAAAAAGTAATAGACAATTTACATTTGCTTTTAAATAATGATTTTAAGGTAAAAGTAAATGTGGTGTTGATTAAAGGATTCAATGATAATGAAATCGTTGACTTTATTAACCTAACCGAGTCTTTGCCGATTTCCATTCGTTTTATTGAATTCATGCCTTTTGCAGGAAATGAATGGGACAGGAGTAAGATGATATCACAAAAGCAAATTCTGGACCAAATTAACACTCATTTTTCTGAAGAAAATTTGGAGAAATTAGAAGATGAGCAACATTTTACCGCCAGAGAATTTAAGATAAATAACTTTTTAGGAAGTTTTGGAATCATAAGTTCAATTACCAATCCGTTTTGTGATGGTTGCAATAGAATTCGGCTTACGGCAAATGGGAAAATCAAAAATTGCCTGTTTTCCAATATTGAAACCGATATTTTGACTCCGTATCGCAACGGTGCTCCAATTGAAACCGTGATTAGCAATGCCATTAAAAGCAAGAAAAAAGTTAGGGCAGGAATGACAACTCTTGAAGATGTTGATAATCCGGTTTTAAATCAGGATAATCGTTCTATGATTGCGATTGGGGGGTAACCACTCGAAAGATTTTCAGCGTTCAGTTTGTCATCCTATGTTTGTAGAATTGAAAATTCATAAATACAAAAAGCACAGCGTTACACTGTGCTTTTCGCGTTTTTAGAAGTTGTTTATAGATTCGGCCGTTTTAAAAAACGGTCGTATTTATGGCAACTCTTAATTTTCAAAATCTACTCTTACTTTGTATTCATTTGATTTTAATATTGTCTCAATAGAACCAAATGTGGCTACCGTTTTTTGGTATTCTTTTTCTTTTTTCAAAGCGATTTGTCTCAATGCATTTTGAAAGCGACTCACTTCTTTTAAGGTAGTTAAAATTAATCCAGGGACAGGAGTGTTATTTCCTTCTTTGTCTTTGGCCACCATAGTAAAATATGAAGAATTACAATGTTTGACAACACCTGTTTGAATGTTTTCAGATTCAACGCGTATACCAATTATCATAGAGCTATTCCCTACATAATTTACACTAGCTTTCATAGTTAGTAATTCGCCTACTTCAACAGGTTTTAGAAAGTTTACGGTATCAACCGAAGCCGTTACACAGTAGTTTCCTGAAAATTTAGAACCACAAGCAAAGGCAATCTGGTCCATCAAGGATAAAATATAACCACCGTGAATTTTTCCACTGAAATTAGTGTGCGATGGCAGCATTAATTCTGAAATCGTAATTTTTGAAGAATCAACAGTTTTATATTCGATACTCATAAAAGGTATTTTTAGGATAATTTTAGTTTAGATATCTTGTTTTTCTGTAGCCAAAAGTACGAAATCTGATTTTGGTGCTTCACATAAAGAGCAACAATAGTCAGCAGGTAGCTCTTTAAAAAGAATTCCTTTGTCAATTCCTTGTTCGATATCACCAAATTCTGGATTGTAAATAGTGAGACATTCTGAACATTGGTAAATATCATGCTCTTGTTTTTCTTTTTTTGTTGCAGCAGTAGCTGTGTTATTTTCTACAGAAGTGATATTACCCAGTTCATTAAAGTATTTTTTACTTAATTCGATTAAAATACTTGGTAATTCTAACTTGTCAATATCTTGAGTGTGAACAATGTATTCACGAGTATTTGGGTCAAAATGTTTGGCATACAAGACATTATAGGTGTCTCGTATTTTTATTGTTTCTAAATCTTTGGGTAACTTATTTTTCTCAATTACTATTGAAGTAAAATAATGCCCATCACGATTGTAATCAGAAATACCAAAGGTAAGTCCATAAGTACTAATATCAAATTGGTCTAAGGTCCTAACTAAGAAAGTTTTTAGATTTAAGGACCAATCAGTAGCTACAGGTAAATGCCAGTTTAATTCTAAAAGCGAATGACGTACATTAATTCCGTTTTTGCCAAGGAATTTTTCCCAATCTAATTTTCGGTCTTTTGGAATCCCTTTTACGATGAAGGATTTCCATGGTGTGATACATATTTTTCCAATTTTGCAATCAAAACATAAGTCGCACATTTCATTTAGAAATGCTAAATCATACAGGTTGTTTCTCCAATATAAACCTAGCCAGTATTGGTCTATACCCAAACGGTTCATTCCTTCATAATAAGGGAACGGATAAAAAGGAATTGTTAATGGCTTGTCAATCGTACGGTTATTAGAATCAATATTCTCACTCACTAAGTTGAATATCATTTCGATTCCCATGGATTCTTCACTAACCAAACGTTCTATTTCGTAATATATTTTAGCAATATCCCAGCTGTAAATTAGTACTGGATATACTTCCATACGTTGCCAATTAGGTAGTCGAATATATAAATACCAATAATCTTCGTGCTCAGAAGCAATAAAATTAATATGTCCAGTAAACAAGGGTACTAATTGTTGTTTAGGGTCGGTAATATTTACTTTTAAAACAGGTTGTTCTTTAAATTGTTCTAATACATACAGGAACTTGTTACCTGTAAGCCAAGGGGTATTTCTAAAAATATCTGTTGATACATAAGATGATACAATGTTATTTCCACTTTGTTCATTAGGATAAACAATGTGTAGCTTGGCATTATTTTCTGATTCTATATACTTAAAACCATTAGGAAAAATAATGTCTTGCCTAGAGCCAAAAGAAATGTTTTTCAAACCTTGTTCCAGACATAAGTTTACAATGTTTTTTAGCTCACCTGGCGAAATAACGCCCCCTTTTATTATTAATCGTGTTAATTCCATGTTTTTTATTTTTTAGTCCTTAGTTTTTAGTCCTAAGTCCTTAGTAGTATGAAACGCTAGGGACTAAGTACTAAGTACTTTTCAACTCATTTACACTTTGCTAAAATCTCTTTTACTTCAGTTTTACAGCTACCACATCCAAGACCTGCACCTGTAGATTTACATAATTCGGTGAAGTTGGTTGTTCCAGTTTTGATTGCTACTTCAATGTTTCCTACACCAACCTGGCTGCAAGAACAAACAAGTTTACCTATTACTGGTTTTGCACTAGCGTTACTTCCTCTTAGCAGTTGGTTTCTTTTCTCAGACAGTTCAATTTTGCTTTCAATCATGGTTTTGAATTCGGCAAATTCACTTTTGTCACCCATTAAAATAGCCCCTACTAATAAATCGTCTTTAACGATACATTTTTTATAATATCGTTTTTTCAAATCAGCGAAAACAATTTCTTCGTAGCTGTCGTCATTTTCAGGGATATTAATATCGCCAATGCTACAAAGATTAATATCCTCTAATTTAAGAATATTCATTAAAACAGATCCTTTGTAAAAACTACTAATATCTCCAGCAAAATAATTCGCTAATATATCGGCTTGTTCTTCGGCAGCAGAGGTAATTCCAAATAATTTGCCTTCAAACTCCGCAATTTCTCCAATAGCAAAAACATCTGGATTAGAAGATTGAAGGTATTGATTTACTTTTACACCACGGCCACAAACAATACCAGCTTCTTTAGCAATTTCAATATTAGGAATTGTTCCAATGGCATATACAATGGCATTAGCGGTTAGGATTCTACCACTTTTAAGTGCTATTTCTAACTCGTTTGGAAAATCGGACTCAAAAACAGTACTTACTTCATTATCAAAATAAATTTGGATATCTCGAAGTTGTACTTCTTCAGCTAATAATTTACAAGAGATTTGATCCAATTGACGTTCCATCAATCGGGAAGCTCTTTGAATAATGGTTATTTTTACTTTTTTATGTTTTAGAGCTGCGGCTAATTCTAAACCTAATAAACCACCACCTACAATTACTACATGTTGGTCTTCTGGGGCTAAATTGGTTTGATCCAAATAGTTTTTCAATTTATCGGCATCGTCTTTTCTACGCATAGTAAAACGACCAGGTAAATGTAATTGTGCATTTTCTGGAATAAACGGACGACTACCTGTTGCCAGAATTAAACGGTCAAAAGTATGGGTTTCGCCTTGACTGTCTGTGATTGTTTTGTTGATAGTATCTACATTATCAATACTCACAGCAGCTTTTAATTTTATATTTAGTTTACTTAAGCCATCATCCGTTCTAATTTTTAATAAATTTTCCCAAGATAATTCATTGGTTACATATTCAGGTAACAGTACACGGTTGTAAAAAGGATTGGCCTCGTTAGAGAAAACAATAATCTCATCGGTTGTGTTTAATTCTCTGTAGTTTTGAATGAATCGGAAAGAAGCTGCTCCAGCCCCTACGATAGCTATTTTTTGAAATGTTTTTTCGTATTTTTTTACAGCTACTGCGGTATACTTAAAATCAGGTTCTTTAGAAACAGGATCAACAAGAGTATTTGTTAGATTGTTAGTTCTATTTAGATCGTTTTCTAATTGTTTGCCCCAATGCATAGGTAAAAATACGACTCCTTCTTTAATGGTATCTGTTACTTTAACCTTAACTCTTACTTCTCCATTTCGGCTATTAACCACTGCAACATCCCCATTTTCAATACCTGTTTTGAAGGCATCTATTGGATTGATTTCGAGGTAAGGACTAGGAATATGAGATAGTAAACGAGAAACTTTCCCAGTCTTAGTCATGGTGTGCCATTGGTCTCTGATTCGACCAGTAGTAAGAATAAGAGGGAAGTTGTCATCAGGTTCTACAGAGGTGTTTTCAATTGTTGTAGGTAAATTGAAAATGGCTTTTTGAGAAGGTGTATAGAATTTTTTATCGGTAAAAAGGCGAGGAGTACCAGGATGTCCATAATCTGGGACAGGCCATTGAAAAGTTCCTTCTTGTTTTAATCGGTTATAGTTAAGGTAAGAAACATCAATATGCGTATTTTTTGTCATTTGTGAATATTCCTTATAGACATCTTCGGTAGTATTGAAATTAAAACCTGTAAATCCCATTTTTTTGGCAAATCGGATAAGGATTTCAAAGTCAGGAAGCGCTTCACCAGGAGGGTTTATTCCTTTTGGGAGATAAGAAATTCTTCTTTCCGAATTGGTCATAGTTCCTTCTTTTTCTAACCATCCCGCAGCAGGAAGCAGTAAGTCGGCAAATTTAGCTGTATCGGCATTGTGTGATATCTCTTGAACCACAACAAATTTAGCATTTTTCAATGCTCTTTCGGCTTGTCTGGAATTAGGTAAGCTTACCATTGGATTGGTACAAATAATCCATACGGCTTTCATTTTCCCTGATTCTAAAGCGGCAAACATTTCGGTTGCTGTTAGTCCTGGTTTTTCGGAAATGGAATCTACTCCCCAAAAATCAGCAACTTCTTGGCGGTGTTCAGGGTTGGCTAATTCTTTATGAACGGCAAGTAAATTTGCCATTCCACCCACTTCACGGCCACCCATTGCGTTGGGTTGTCCAGTTAATGAAAATGGTCCTGAACCCGGTTTCCCCACATGTCCTGTTAGTAAAGAAATGTTAAGCAAAGCAGTATTCTTATCAACACCTACGGCACTTTGGTTCAATCCCATTGCCCATAAGGTAAGGAATCCTTGGGCTTTACCTATTAAATCTACGGCTAGATCAATTTCTTTTATTGAAATACCACACAATTGAGTTGCTTTTTCTAATGAAGTAGAGAGTACTAAATCCTTATATGCTTCAAAATTTTCAGTGTGTTTTTTGATGAAATCAATATCAGCATAGCCTTTTTCGATAATTCTTTTTGCCAATGCATGGTATAAGATAATATCGCTCCCTGGTAAAATTTGCAAATGTAAATCGGCAGATAAAGCAGTATCTGTTTTTCTTGGGTCGATTACAATTACTTTTACATTAGGGTTTTTCTCCTTATGCTGTTCTAAACGTCTAAACAAAATAGGGTGGCACCAAGCAGGATTAGCACCCGTTATCAAGAAGGTATCTGCTAATTCAATATCTTCATAGGAGATAGGTACCGAATCTTCTCCAAATGTTTTTTTATAGCCTGCTACGGCCGAACTCATACACAAACGAGAATTAGTATCAATATTATTGGTTTTTAGAAAACCTTTGACCAATTTATTAACGAGATAATATTCTTCGGTTAAGCATTGTCCTGAGATATAAAAGCCTACACTATCAGGTCCGTGCTTTTTTATAATAGAAGAGAATACGGCTGCGGCACGATCTAAGCCTTCATCCCAAGTGACACGCTCCAAAGGGTGTGATTTGCTCCAACGCATTTCAGGATAAAGAATTCTATCAGAAGTGTCGTTGGCTACATAATGTAGGTTCATTCCTTTAGAACACAACATCCCGCGATTAACTGGATGATCGACATCTCCTTTTACTGTAACTCCATTGCTAGAATCCTTGCTTACAATTATTCCACATCCTACTCCACAATAGGAACATGTAGTTTTGATTTCTGAATTTTGCATTAGCATTTCTGTTTTTTTATAGCGAACTCCTTATTCAAACTTGATACTTGTATTTAAAATGTAAAAGTACGTATTAATTACGTATAAGTACTTATTTTTTTGGATTTTTTTTTTTGAGTTTGACAAAAAAGTAAAAGAAACTCAAAATATTGTTTTTAATGTTTTTTTTGCTTTGAAAAACGATGATTATTCAAAAACATCCCTTTTGTAATCAAGATATATTATCTGGTAAACGTACAGTTTTAAATAAAAATCAACTTTTTTTAAACAAAATTTAACTAACTGAAAAGGCTACTTTATTACATATTATATAGTAATGATATTAAAAACCGTCTACTAGTGAAATCTACTGTAGATGATGTAGTTTTCAGTTTAAACAAACATGAAATCTATTTTAGAAGAAGAATTTTTAATCCATTAATTTCTTTTAGTAACAATACGTTGTAATAACTACGTATATTATGAAGTCAAAAATCCATGTTGAATAAGGAGTTAGCTATAAATGTTGTGTTTTGGCAGTTTTTTTTAATGTTTAGGTACTAGATTAAACTGTGATAAAAAACTGTTTTTGATTGGTTTTTAGGTGATTTTTAAGTAAATATACTTACGTAAATTTGCTTCATACAAAATAAGAATCTCAATAAGTAAGTTTTAATCATTAAAAAAATCGATATGAAAAAAACAACACAAAAAATAGCAAAACTTTTTTCAAGATTGATGCTAGCAGGATTGGTAACCTTGGTTTCATTAACATCAATTACAACAAGCGCACAAGGTGATCCTATCAAATTAGGTTTTATTCCTCTTACGGATTGTTCACCTATTGTAATGGCCAAAGAGTTGGGTTTGTTTAAAAAATATGGTGTAGAAGTAATTGTAACCAAAGAATCTTCTTGGGCAAATGTTAGGGATAAAATCTTAACAGGAGAATTAGATGGAGCACACTGCTTGTATTCGATGCCTTTCTCAGTATACACAGGAGTGGGGGGAAAAGCAGGATCGGAAATGAAAATAGCGATGATGCTTAATTCAAATGGTCAAGCAATTACATTGTCAAATGATTTTTGTGGAAAAGTTGGTTTTAAAGATATGGCAAAAGTAGCTCCAGTAGTTGCCGCTAAATTAAAAGCCGAAAAAGAAGTAACGTTTGCAATGACTTTCCCAGGAGGAACACACGATTTGTGGTTACGTAACTGGTTAGCTATTGCAGGGGTGAATCAAAAAACATCAAAAATTATCACTATTCCACCTCCACAGATGGTTGCAAATATGAAAGTGGGTAACATGGATGGATTCTGTGTAGGAGAGCCTTGGGGTGGTGTTGCTGCTATGCAAGGAGTAGGGTTTACTCAAATTGCCACACAAGATATTTGGAAAGATCACCCAGAAAAAGCATTGGTCGTAAACAAAGATTTTGCTGCCAAAAGGAGAGAAGATCTTAAAAAAGTAATGAAAGCAATTTTAGAAGCGTGTATATGGTTAGATGTTCCTGCTAATCGTAAAAAAACAGCCGATATCATAGGAAGAGCACCTTATGTAAATGCTAATAACGATGTTATTCAGGATCGTTTGAATGGTGAATACAATCTGGGTTGTAAGTTAGGACAAAAGATTTATAAAGGTGACCAAATGGTTTTCCACAAAGGAGGATTGGTGAATTTCCCTCGTAAATCGTATGCAATTTGGGCTATGGCGCAGTATGTAAGATTTGGATATTTGAAAGAAGCGCCAAATTATAAAGCAATTGCTGATAAATTAATTCTACAGGATTTATACAAAGAAGTGGCTGCAAGTATGAAAGTAAAAGTACCTGCGGATGATATGAAGCCATTTTCATTGACAATTGACAAAACGGTTTTTAATCCTGCAAATCCAGCGGCTTACCTAAAAGTAGTAAGAAAATAACAAAGCAAAACATCAAATAATCCCTCTCTTTTGAGAGGGGTTTTAAAACAAATTATCAAGCATAACTAAACAATTGAAACAAACAATACAATTAAGTTAAACTAAAAAAGAAGGAATCATGGCAGAAAGAGAAACATTAACAATTGATGCTCTAGAGGAGGCAAATATTGCTGTAGAATCAACATCTCAGAGTGTAGAAATCAAAAATGAAAAATTAAGTTTATTCATTGAAAAAGTAGTAACTAAATCAAAATCAGTTTTTTTAGCAATCTTAGGATTGGTTATTTTTGGAGGAGTATGGGAATTAGTAAGTAGTCTTACCGAAGGTGCTTTGCCAACTCCTATAGCAACATTGACAGTTTTGTATGAAATGCTTAGTGATCCATTTTATGATTATGGACCTAACGACAAAGGGATAGGATTACAATTAATAAACTCTATTAAAACCGTATTATTGGGTTTTTTTTAGGTTCTTTAGTAGCTATTCCTATGGGAATTTTGATGGGAGCAAGTACAATTTGCAAACAAATATTTTATCCTATTGTACAACTTTTAAAACCAGTTTCACCATTAGCATGGTTTCCTATTGGGTTAGTTGTATTTAAAGACACAGGATTAGCAACAATTTTTATTGTCTTTATTACCTCATTATGGTCAACATTAATTAATACTTCTTTTGGTATAGCATCTTTACCACAAGATCATAAAAATGTAGCCAAAGCATTTGGATTTTCTAAAATGAGATACCTGACTAAAATTTTAATTCCTTTTAGTTTACCTCATATCATTACAGGTTTACGTTTGAGTAT from Flavobacterium nitratireducens includes:
- a CDS encoding CmpA/NrtA family ABC transporter substrate-binding protein, which produces MKKTTQKIAKLFSRLMLAGLVTLVSLTSITTSAQGDPIKLGFIPLTDCSPIVMAKELGLFKKYGVEVIVTKESSWANVRDKILTGELDGAHCLYSMPFSVYTGVGGKAGSEMKIAMMLNSNGQAITLSNDFCGKVGFKDMAKVAPVVAAKLKAEKEVTFAMTFPGGTHDLWLRNWLAIAGVNQKTSKIITIPPPQMVANMKVGNMDGFCVGEPWGGVAAMQGVGFTQIATQDIWKDHPEKALVVNKDFAAKRREDLKKVMKAILEACIWLDVPANRKKTADIIGRAPYVNANNDVIQDRLNGEYNLGCKLGQKIYKGDQMVFHKGGLVNFPRKSYAIWAMAQYVRFGYLKEAPNYKAIADKLILQDLYKEVAASMKVKVPADDMKPFSLTIDKTVFNPANPAAYLKVVRK
- a CDS encoding ABC transporter permease subunit, whose amino-acid sequence is MGILMGASTICKQIFYPIVQLLKPVSPLAWFPIGLVVFKDTGLATIFIVFITSLWSTLINTSFGIASLPQDHKNVAKAFGFSKMRYLTKILIPFSLPHIITGLRLSISVAWLVIVAGEMLSGGAGIGFFVWDSWNALSLEKVISAIIIIGVVGLLFDKLFTYIESKVAYKA